A stretch of DNA from Desulfosarcina ovata subsp. ovata:
CTTCCCCTGGGTGTCGAGACGCTGATTGTTGCCGGCATTACCTATTTCCTGTTGGCCGGCATCTATTACCAGAAGGCGCCGAGCGGCTATGTGGTGGTCGATGCCCCGCCAGCGGCCGTTCAATCCCCGGCCGTCACTTCCGGAGAAACGCTGGCCGTTACCGTTTCCCTGCTTAACGTGCGCTCCGGTCCGGGCACCGATCATCCCGTGGTTACCCAGGTCCGCCTGGGGGATCGGCTGGTCACCGCCGGAACATCGGCGGGGTGGTACTATGTCCGTCTGCCCGACGGGCAATATGGCTGGGTCATGATGCAGTACACCCGGCCCGTC
This window harbors:
- a CDS encoding SH3 domain-containing protein — encoded protein: MTLLHLKRNTGWRNLTIGLLVFGLSTGSAVWAGPPMNRPSASYPQPGNVQKQIPSDHQRARHGADNYYFHKGVYYRHDPKGYRVVRPPRGTRIDHLPLGVETLIVAGITYFLLAGIYYQKAPSGYVVVDAPPAAVQSPAVTSGETLAVTVSLLNVRSGPGTDHPVVTQVRLGDRLVTAGTSAGWYYVRLPDGQYGWVMMQYTRPVAPAAQG